The segment tttttaaggaatcttgataattttttctctaaaacactcacttttttaaaaatttgatgaagttTCTTCTTCAAATGTTGAACACTGACTGAATAAGCctcaattgaattaaatttatcgtcTTGATTCTCTTGATTTGTAACGCGACTCTTCTCATCTAAGagatttcttgaatttttttatcgttttttattaataaattcacacacttgcaaaaaaaaaacacttttctcTGTTAATGTTCATGTAAACTCGTGATgtttgaacataaattttttatttatttttagcaacgaaaaaaaattatctaaaaatcacttaattcatactttttatcaaaaaaatggaatgtttttggaattttttaagtattttttcggtttggacgtaattttttttttaatttttttaagtcgaaATGCAACTTAAAGCTGCTTCGTAgatataattcaataaaattgtccATGCTTCTTGTTGTTCGGGTGTCAGTTTACAAACGTCGATGAGCACAGAAACAATTATTTCTCGTAattcctataaaaaaaatcatttttagactaaaattaatttttttttttaattttttacctcgaAAGATGCCTTGCTGATTTTCCTGCGTTCGTGATTTTCGCCAATTTCCCGCCAAATAATCGGAAGTTCGTCCCATCCGCCGGGCAATTGAAGACAATCGACAGTTGTGCAAAAGGCGTTCATGACACGTGAAGCATGAGCTCGAAAAGCGGGAGTTCCTTTGAGCTCTGACAGCggtttgtttttgaatttggCGAATTTTTGTTGGTTGTCGGGATATTTTTCCAAGAATTTGAAGAGAATTATCTCGCCGGCATCAATTGGGATGGAGGAAGGGATCTTCCATGATTCGACAATGGCGTGGATTTGTGCTTCTGTGAGCTGAGAAGACATGATGAcgactgaaaaataattcaaacggAAACTTTTAAGAGGCGATAAGTCAatatttgtgaatattttgctgcggttttgtgagaaaagttgccaattttttgaatttcacaatttattaaggtattcaattttttttttaaatatttttattttttttaaattatttttattgaaattttattatttttcatttaatttttttattttttgtaaaattaaatttaattaatttttggataaattttaaaaaaaacaaccttttttattattattattttaatttaataaaaaaaaataatttttaaaattcaaattatttttttcttttaaaattattttctaaaaattttattttaattaataaagataatttttttaattaaatttttaacaaatattaatttttgattttttttttttttttattttatttttatttttttttttaaatatttttatttccattttttaattttttatatatttttttttgtattttatttttttaaaattcttttattttttaaattttttattatttttttaatttttttttttatttttttttaataattttcgtcaaaatattttatattttttaaaattagaaaatttaattttggataaattttaaagttcaaataattctttttatttgaaccataaaattttttaaaattattttttttcttttttaaaattatttttttagatgttaagtttttcatattaaaaaaaaattaaaaaatttgaaataaaaaaaaattaaaaataaaattttttataaaaaaaattaaattatcttaaaataaaaaaaatattaaaaattttttttccttaatacgtattttttttaaataatttttttcacaatttttttttagaatttttttcattaattttttttttaatttaatttttaattatttgaatttttatttttattaaatttttaattttatttttttaatttaagaaattttttttaattcgtgcacttttttcacaaaacagtaaaattcaattcttttttttcagcaaattgaCTTCACATCGCACAATtgcaaataattgaatttatttccgCAACTGatcgaaattcaataaaaaccaataaaaagcCGCATCACTTACGTTCGTGTAAAAGCAACTAAAAAACAGCGAAATTCGAGAGTCGAGAGACTTGTTACACTTGCGAAGGATCAACAATAACTGAGCGGAATTTCGCTACAAAAACATCGTCAAACATGAATTTATACACAatcaaatttgtaataaaatgataatatgTATTGAATTGAAGCTGAAGATATCATTTTCATGACTTCCACACACATGAGTGACATTTGTTACAACAACGATGGCACGTACGCCCAATTTATTTCATGATATATTAATATCACTCGAGAGTCGCTTgcttgataatttaaattagttagGGAAATGCGAGAGAGACGCTGGCAACGAGGCATGGATTGTGTccgattaatatttaatgaagatGGAATGCGAAGATATAATTTGATAGCTTTGTGGTTTGCGGAATTTTTGCACTGACACTCGTTCGGCGGGCAAAAGTACTCGGCAAGTGACTAACGAACTGACATTCGCGAATTCATTCGGTTACGTAACGTTTGTTGATAACGCGCGAGATGTTTGTTGATGTTTTGGCGGAGCAGCGGAGAGTCAAGGTTGAGATTGCGGGTGAAAAGGTCAATAAACCtgatttttcacacatttctgtctgttttgattttttttcttttgtcaagGTCAAACATACACGAGCGATTTTTTGTGTACGTGaggaaaactaaaaatatctttgagataaaaaaaattgtgtattcGAGAACGTTCTTCTGAGAATTAGAAAATGGGTCAATATTCAATATTAAGGGATGAacagataactttttttttgacaggaagaaatttgacagataatttttttttaattttttttttaattttataaacattttctttaaaaaaataaattaaacgaaaaaatttgctttaaaattctgaacataaaaaaagttttgacagctgtcaaaaagtttttttttttgacagattgaattttttttgtaagaaattttaattttcaaaaaaattttaaggctcttattaaattttcataaaatttttccaaaactgagatttttataaaaattttgacagctgtcaatagttttttattttttgacagatagaagtttttttataaaaaattataatttttaagaaatattttagccttttaaaatttgaagttaatttgaaattttccaaaattgaaaatttaaaattttgacagctgtcaaatttttaactgtcaaaataatttcataatatcATAAAACCAACCAAAATAAACAGCATATGCAACTAAttcatgataatttatttttctattgttGCATAAATTCACTCGATAATGGAAATGAAacacattttcttttgtttatctttggaaaatagtaaaatttttgtttttgttcgatttttattatacattaaaatagtctttgaacgaaattcattcaaacaaGTTCTAAAAAGTATGTCAGAAATTACAGAAGAAGATTTGAGAATCCTTCGAGATCTTTGGAAACGTGTCACGCATCCATTAGATCAACATGGCGTCAatattttgcatgattttttcaaaaaacatccgaaatatttggattattttccaaaattaaaaggaattgacattgaaaaacttaaggtaatgttttatttttcattttacggaacaaaaattaattattttagaaaaatttaaagtttttacaaaatttgaggttatgttgctttgtttttgtttttaaaaacaaatttttataacctcaaaatattaaaaaaaatttaatttgagcaaaaaaaaatttttttttacattttttttcaataaaagctcaatatcttgaaaattttaatgaaattttattcaaaaatcttttttttataggacGTTCCAACAATTCACGTGCGTGGCGGGAACATCATGAGCCTCCTCGACAAAACCATTGAAGTTTTTGACACGCAAAATGGTtcgttttaaacattttttcaaatttttttcattaaaatttcaaaatttcaggtCAAATCGAAATGTCGAACCTTTGGATATCCTTGGCTCGCATTCCAAAAATCCGTCGATTGCCTGAAAATGTCTTCACAGAGTTCGAAGATGTCGTTTTGGAATATTTCACGTCACTTCTCAGCATGAACGAAGCTCAAATCTGTTCTTTTCGTACGTTGTTAAAAGTCGTCACTGAGAATACTCTAAAAGCTCGTCAATAATTCTCTCAAAATCGCTTatcaacgagaaaaaattgagaatttttaattttttttattaatttatttaacacaaaCACGTACGAGAGTCATTCAAGagataataaaatgaacacgaaatttttttttggagcagatttttttataaatagaacattttttgacaattcgtTGTTGTGAGTAGACGGTTGTGAATCTTCTTCTtcgatatttttgtgattttttgtcgtaaattttcgagtaaatttaagtaaaaatggtTCCGTCACAAATTCAGTTGTCTGATgagcaaaaaaagttgataactACAACTTGGTTGATGAttcggtaagaaaattttgagaaaaaattatgttttttaatgaaaaatttacttttttagacCAAATTTGATGGATCACGGTGTTCATATTTTTGTCGAATTCTTCGAGAGGTTTCctgataatcaaaaatatttcccaaAGTTTGAAGGAGTTCCTATTTCTGAAATAAATGTAagtataaaaatcattaatgttctaaaattgacattttttttttaaatttttaatttttaataaaaaaatattttttttaatttttaataaaaaaatttcataaaaaataatatttttttaatttaaaaaattaatttttttcaaaaaaaataatttttttttaattttaaagaaaataaaaaattatttttaaaaattttaaaaaaatattaaaatttaattttaattaaataattaatttattaattttttttaataaaaaaatttaatttaaaaatttttcaataaaatatatttttaataaaagattaattatttaaaaaaaattaataaaaaaattatttaaaaaaaattaaataaaaaattaattttcttaaatgaaaaattaatttttaaaaaatttttcttgaataaaaaatgaattttttaaaaaatttttaataaaaactttttttttttaatttttcataaaaaattcgaagttttatgtagaattttttaaaatttattctaaaaagctcaaatttttttattttttagcaatttccCGCCGTTCGCATCCACGCCTTGAACCTCATCAGCATGTTCGACAAGACAATTTCCATGTTCGAGCTCAAAGGAGGCATGGAAGAAATCGCTCGCATCTGGAACGAACTCGGGCAAACGCACAAATCTCGCAGCTTACCACGCCAATCATTTCTGGATATGCGACAAGTCATTCTGGACTACTTTGCTCGCGTCATGCAACTCAgcgagaacaacaaaaaaagttatgccACACTCATCGATTGGGtttacgaaattttcttcgaaCGACAATACAACTGAGAATTTGAgacgtaaataaaaattaattttttttacaaagggaaacatttttcatgaatgaaaTCGTAAACAGGTAACgtaaaaaagtctaaaattacCATCGACCGTAAAATTGAGCTTTTAtcctaattaattttctccgttttcatcgaaatttcatataaaaacgCGACTTTTCGGGCAACGGGGCGACAGATTGTATCGAAAAACGAAAGTGAAAGcatcaaatattcaaaattccgtgaaaaaagtatgaaaaaaatccttaaatcaTGGAAAACATTCCAACTGAACACATTTTGTTAGTGAAAAAAACGTGGGAAAAAGCTTCGAGCAATTTATTTGACTTCAGTGACGAAATCATGTATCGCTATTTCCGAAAATATCCCGAATACCTGAGATTTTTCCCCAAATTTGCGGAAATTTCGTTGGATGACCTCAAAGGAAAGGCGATTTTTCGTGCTCATGGCTCTCGGATTGTTTCGCAGATCAGCACGGCAGTCGATTGTCTCGATCACGACGGCGGATTGGATGAAATTAAGGACTTTTGGCACAAAATTGGCGAGTTGCATCGACGGAAAAGGATCAACAAGCAACAATTGCTGCAATTGCGGGACGTAATAATCGCAGAAGTGTTGGAAGCGAATGTCGGAAGTTACTCGATGCGAGAAATAAAGCAAGCTTggatcaaattttttgctgttatGTATGCGCCAGCCTTTGATACCATCGAGATGATGAATTGGAAGGAGTATTTTGGGAGTGACGTCATCGAAGATGACATTTAGAAGTAGTTGGAAGCACTAATTTATgggtttttgtgttgttttgtgTCAATAAATGCCGTTTTTGTGTCGTAAAtgtgcattttttgaaaatttttgataagaaaatgttgaaattttgttgaattcttgaaattttttgacaaaattaacaaattttaatcgaaaatcagaaaaaaagtaaaatttttgaatttttctttaatgatttttttaaaaaattaaaataattcataaaaaattaatttttttcaaaattattcattaaaaataaatttttaattttttaaaaattatttttaaattttttttttaatttttttttaaatttttttaaaaattattttttatttttttaaaaattattttttttttttttaaaaattaatttttaatttttttaaaaattattttttaatttttttaaaaaaattttttaatttttttaaaattaaaaatttttttaaaattattttttaatttttttaaatttattaaataattaatttttttaaacataaaaaacttcaatttttttactaaaattcaacttcaagttcatttttaaaaatttaaaaagaaaaatttatttaaaaaaaattttttaaagaaattttcataaaatttttccttctaaaagcgaaaaataacttttttcgtcgatttttgctccaaaacatcaacagaaaatattaattaagcgATTGACGAGCAAATATTGAGTCCATTAACCCTTTTTGATTGACGATTATTTGCTTTCGTCACACAAAAAACTCCAAAACGGAAGCAACCCGAACAAAAATTCTGCATTTAACGACAATGGAAGCGTCCTTAAGCACACAAACAATGCTTTTTACACTAATTActtctgaattttttgttcgaaaccCGCGAAATTTCCTCGGAATTTCTATATTTACCGTTTTAATTACGACGAACGTTCGCATTCCGTGACTACAAGTGTTTGATCACTTGACAATGTTTAATTATTGCCgcccacaaaataaattattattgttattttcgtGTTCTTGCACTTTTTTCGCCTCTCCAATTCTTCGATTTCTGCGTCGatggcaataaaataaaaattctttcctGTCGCGTATCAGTTTTGACGGGGACATCAAGAGTGAAAGTGCtcaaaaggaatttttcgcgcaaaaatataaaatttttttgaggaaaaatgtcAGCTTGCCCTTTGGATGCCGAACAAATTGATTATATCAAGAGGACGTGGATGGTAGCTTCGAGTAACATTCATCAGTGCGGCGAAATGGTTTTCTTCAAGTTTTTCGAGAAATATCCCTCGTACATTATTCAGTTTCCGAAGTTTAAGGATTCGTCGTTGGTGCAGctgaaagtaagttttttttaaagaaaattagtttttgtaagaatttttaaaattttcaaagaattttttttttctcttaaaaatgataaaatattttaaaattattgtttttattaaaaataataaattaaaagaaaattaaaaatttttaaaatattttttcatttgattcttaaaggaaattaaatttaatttaaaaatttaaaaaataaataaaaataatataaaataaaattaaaaaaaattaattattttttcaaaaatttgaaaattgagtgtcaaaaaattaaaaaaaaagtctattttgatgaaaaaaaaaaatttatggaaaatttgaaaattctttcaaaaactcattttaaaatttttatttaaattaaaataaaaaataatacaaaaatatttatttttttaataaaaaaaaaaattaacaaaaagttataaaatataatttttattgaatttttttttaaatttaaaaattctttcgaaaaattatttaaaataataaaagtaaaaaaaatttatttaactattatattaattttttattttgtgtgagtaaattttttttaaagagttttaataaaaaaaaaaataaaaataaaaaaaattgtttttgttgaaaaaaatttttattttagaaaaatttaaaaatcttataaaaacttatttcaaaaaaattattaaataaaaaaaaattaaattaaaattataaaaattttataaattgtgtgtcaaaaattacaaaaaaaaatattttcactgaaaaaaaaaaattattttttctgaaaaatttgaaaattctttcaaaaactcgttttaaaaatttttttaaattaaaaaaaataataaaaattttaatttcagaacaGTCCCGCCTTTCGCAATCACGGATATTTGATCATGTGTCAGATCGGAGACTCAGTCAAACATTTAGGAACTCCCGAAGGATGGGAACACGTTCGAGAATCGTGGCATGCTCACGGAAACATGCACATCCCATTGAGagtcaaaaaagttcaattcatggtaagcaaaaaatttttcaatttctcaaaaaaattcaacaaaaaatttttttttagcaatttcgtgacgtcgtcgtcgaccaAATTCTGGCAATCAGCAGTATGTCGCACGTTGACGAAGTGAAAAAAGCTTGGATGGTTTTCTTCAATGCCATTTTCGGATTTTCCTTTGAGAAAAGTGGCGCACAGTAAATGTTTCCTTACGCGATATCATGCGTAGTTGAGCACGTGTCTGTAGCTAGATGTCGATTTAAAGGGCTtgcaatgaataaaaatatcactCAAACAATCAgacaatgaattttcttcgcgTTTTCCGAATGCGATCCTTGACATTCGAACATTTTTCCTTGTCATGAGACGTTTAGCGGGCAATTAATGTCGCGTGTTTGCCTTATCTGTGCGatatttgaaggaaatttaagGAACACGTGTCTtcgaatttctatttttagtcgaaaaacggctttttaattaatttttattcaaaatttgacatgaaGCGCCATTTTTGACGCAGCGGCGACTTTTGAAACTAACAATCAGCTGTGTTTACATTCAAACGTCACTCgataaattgctaaaattgcaaatttttgtgagagaaagtgtttattttattaatttttatcgtttttagcACTTCCGAAGACTTTTTCGCGTGAATTATGAAACAATAAGCGACTTTTCTCGATGGAGATGGAAAACGCAGAGTCAGAAATTGTTTCCGAGGACAAACAGGAGGAACATATTGTACCGACAGTTGATCCTGAGACGCTTCCCGAGCCCGAAATTGACGCAAATGATGATTCTCGAGCGAAAATCGATGGAAATTGTGTCACATTCAGCATTTCCGATGATCATCTTGTGCCTGAAACGCCCATTTTGACTGTCGACAAGGCACTTTCGTTGCTGGATTTGGTCGAAAAGGGCACAGATGCGGTTCAACGTGTAAGTTCTGACTCCAATCTCAGCAGTAGCGAAGCAACCACGATCCAACAGAAGAATTTTGCGAGTTTCGACTCTTCCACGGACTCATATCAACGCACTTCAAGCTCTCAATCATGCCCAATTAACGAATACGAGTCGAAATTCCTCGAAGAACAGGCAAATTTGAAGCGACAATTGGATGAAGCTCAGAATAAATGCTCAGAATTGCTTGAAACTGTCTCAAAACGTGACGAAACAATCGCTTTGCTGGCCcaaaataagattttattggaaaaagaaaaatccgcGATAAAGCGAGAACTTGAAATCGCAAccaaagaaaaggaaaatgcCGTAATTCGATATGCgacagttgaaaaaaatgttctcgATGCGAAATTAGCAAAGGAAAAGGCAGAAAAACGCGTCGCTGATGCCCAAAAAGAAGTCGAAGCAGCAAATACTCGCATGAAATTCGCCGTTTCGGAGAAAAATCGAGTTACGGGGCTTTACGATGCGAAATGTCAAGAATTTCGATTGAGTCAAAGGGAAATTGATCGATTAAAAGGCGATGTGAGTCAATTAGAGACGAAATTAAAATGGAGCACGTCAAAGGTAAAGACAGAAACAGATGCGAAACTCGCAGCGGAGAAACGCGTCGAAGAACTCACGGAAGAAGTGAACAAATTAAAGTTGGAAGAAATTACGCGCGCCAAAGAAGAAGTCGAAAACGAAAAAGCACTCGTGACGGAGAAGCAATTTATGGAGCAACAAGCTACTTTGATCCTGCTAAAACatggaaatgaagaaaaagaacGAAGAATTGagattttgacgaaaaaattatcgagCGCGACGACAGAAAATGCAGAATTGAACGCGAAAGTGAGACAATTGACGACTgaggtgagttttttgttcgaattttttcgttttatatggtttaaatttttcaaaatgtgcattggggatGAAATTCAGAATTTGTATTGGgactaaattcaaaatgttaattgggattttaatacaaaataagttaaaagcagaaaatttacaatgtgcattgggattaaaatcaaaaattttcaatagagagaaatttcataatgtgcattgggtcaaaatttgaaaatttgctttagacaaaaatttttcattgatattaagtcaaaaatttaaaatttcatgcctaaaatgtgtttaaaatgtaatctgggttaaaatttaaaatattcattgggaaaaaatttcaaaatatgcattgggcttaaccacgtgactcataatttaaattttttcttcatttttcatgatttttcgttttagattgaaaCATTAACCGCCGAAAACGCTCGTCAAAAGCAAGAAATCGACGAATTACAGCTGCAACTCGACAAAGAAGTCATCAAAGGAGCAGAGCTTCAAGCAAAAACAAATGATATCGAATCCCTCCAAACGCAACTTTCTCTCTCGAAGGACGAAGCAAGTCGCATAAAGCGAGAATTAGATGCTGTTACCCTCAATTACGACGAATTGTGTCAAGAAGTAGAGAAAATTCGCGGAAAAGAGACGGAATTGTTGCAATTTAACAAAGAATTGACCGAAAGATGTGTGAAATTACAAAATGACGGTGCTTTGCTCAACTCAAAACTTCTTGCCATCGAATTGGAAAACTCGACAATTAAAAAGGACAAGAAATATTACGACGATATCattgaaaaacttcaaacagAGTCCGCAGCGGAAAAAAAGGAACGTGCTGAGGAGCGAATTTTGATGACAAAACACATTTCTGAGCGAACGAAGCAAGCGGATGCGTTGCAAAAGGAACTGGATCTCGTTACGGGCGACATGCAAGCTCTCA is part of the Culicoides brevitarsis isolate CSIRO-B50_1 chromosome 3, AGI_CSIRO_Cbre_v1, whole genome shotgun sequence genome and harbors:
- the LOC134834625 gene encoding coiled-coil domain-containing protein 186, translated to MEMENAESEIVSEDKQEEHIVPTVDPETLPEPEIDANDDSRAKIDGNCVTFSISDDHLVPETPILTVDKALSLLDLVEKGTDAVQRVSSDSNLSSSEATTIQQKNFASFDSSTDSYQRTSSSQSCPINEYESKFLEEQANLKRQLDEAQNKCSELLETVSKRDETIALLAQNKILLEKEKSAIKRELEIATKEKENAVIRYATVEKNVLDAKLAKEKAEKRVADAQKEVEAANTRMKFAVSEKNRVTGLYDAKCQEFRLSQREIDRLKGDVSQLETKLKWSTSKVKTETDAKLAAEKRVEELTEEVNKLKLEEITRAKEEVENEKALVTEKQFMEQQATLILLKHGNEEKERRIEILTKKLSSATTENAELNAKVRQLTTEIETLTAENARQKQEIDELQLQLDKEVIKGAELQAKTNDIESLQTQLSLSKDEASRIKRELDAVTLNYDELCQEVEKIRGKETELLQFNKELTERCVKLQNDGALLNSKLLAIELENSTIKKDKKYYDDIIEKLQTESAAEKKERAEERILMTKHISERTKQADALQKELDLVTGDMQALKKKHSQTVKELTRETTQLRKKIEVLEAKLASSNHSNNSLNSESETEKDSNSKSDTISINSDSDGQPQAQTHSESSSLNFGEPSKKSLIERILKLQHATARQAEKIDFLENHSATLVAELQKKSKLIQDYMLREQSGALASAKSDKNKAELSKYGGIMAAVYGGAAVKSTSSEMTLDLSLEINRKLQALLEDTILKNITLKENVDTLGLEVDALMKKIANSKK
- the LOC134834683 gene encoding globin CTT-VIIB-7-like; this translates as MSSQLTEAQIHAIVESWKIPSSIPIDAGEIILFKFLEKYPDNQQKFAKFKNKPLSELKGTPAFRAHASRVMNAFCTTVDCLQLPGGWDELPIIWREIGENHERRKISKASFEELREIIVSVLIDVCKLTPEQQEAWTILLNYIYEAALSCIST
- the LOC134833564 gene encoding globin CTT-VI-like, with translation MENIPTEHILLVKKTWEKASSNLFDFSDEIMYRYFRKYPEYLRFFPKFAEISLDDLKGKAIFRAHGSRIVSQISTAVDCLDHDGGLDEIKDFWHKIGELHRRKRINKQQLLQLRDVIIAEVLEANVGSYSMREIKQAWIKFFAVMYAPAFDTIEMMNWKEYFGSDVIEDDI
- the LOC134835107 gene encoding globin CTT-Z-like, which encodes MVPSQIQLSDEQKKLITTTWLMIRPNLMDHGVHIFVEFFERFPDNQKYFPKFEGVPISEINQFPAVRIHALNLISMFDKTISMFELKGGMEEIARIWNELGQTHKSRSLPRQSFLDMRQVILDYFARVMQLSENNKKSYATLIDWVYEIFFERQYN
- the LOC134835781 gene encoding globin CTT-VI-like, translated to MVASSNIHQCGEMVFFKFFEKYPSYIIQFPKFKDSSLVQLKNSPAFRNHGYLIMCQIGDSVKHLGTPEGWEHVRESWHAHGNMHIPLRVKKVQFMQFRDVVVDQILAISSMSHVDEVKKAWMVFFNAIFGFSFEKSGAQ